DNA from Candidatus Polarisedimenticolaceae bacterium:
CGTCGAAACCCTTCCCGTTGACCTCGATGCGGCCGCTGCCGGCCCGCAGGTACACGCGGGCCGCCGAAGTCTTGCGCCGCCCGGTGCCGTAGTACTGATTGCCCGCTTCGCTCAACGTCCTCGCTCCTGGTCCCAGATCGCTACGCGCGGACCGCGCCCGGGATCGGGAGCGGCTTGGGCTGCTGCGCCACGTGGGGGTGTTTGTCGCCGGCGTACACCTTGAGCTTGCGCCCCATCTGTCGGCCCAGGCTTCCGCGCGGCAGCATTCCCTTGATCGCAGACTCGAGCACGCGCTCGGGCTTGGAGGCGAGGAGCTTGCCGGCGGGAACCTCCTTGAGGCCTCCCGGGTACCCGGTGTGATGCCGGTACATCTTGTCCTGGTGCTTCGCCCCGGTCATGCGGACCTTCGCGGCGTTGACCACGATGACGTGATCGCCGGTGTCCATGTAAGGGACGAACTGCGGCTTGTGCTTGCCGCGGAGCCGGTCGGCGACGACGGTGGCGAGACGACCCAGCGTGAGGCCGGACGCGTCGACGATCCACCACGCGCGGGTGACATCGGCGGCCTTCGGAACGTACGTCTTCATGCAAACCCTTCCGCGGACGGGCCATGGACACGGAAATGCCCGGGACGAACGCGACTTTCTAGCACGCCCCCTCGCGGACCGTCAAGGGACCCCCCGCTCCGGCTGCTATAGTCGCGCCGTGTTGCCGTCCCCGGAAAGGCG
Protein-coding regions in this window:
- the rplM gene encoding 50S ribosomal protein L13, giving the protein MKTYVPKAADVTRAWWIVDASGLTLGRLATVVADRLRGKHKPQFVPYMDTGDHVIVVNAAKVRMTGAKHQDKMYRHHTGYPGGLKEVPAGKLLASKPERVLESAIKGMLPRGSLGRQMGRKLKVYAGDKHPHVAQQPKPLPIPGAVRA